One region of Sulfuriroseicoccus oceanibius genomic DNA includes:
- a CDS encoding substrate-binding domain-containing protein — translation MSALPPRENRVLQAADALKGLILSGSVAGVLPGERELSRRLGVGRVTVGSALQMLEQEGVIAPSEPGRRRRVLKGGELGGAKVELPAGTRRKTVVVLCSLALSELSAYERLNHNRLGSLCSDAGIRLRHRALELAHYKRPHHRLQEFVRQNPADLYILQLTTSQPQLWFQAERIPAMVAGTPHPSVDLPFVDVDQRALGVHAASMLERLGHRRVALLYPEAEHQGMRRFHEGMTQSHTRMDVVLGRQNDSADSIVRVLPELFEAKDRPSALILPRMPYLLSALTVLPSLGLRVPQDVSLLCLVHDRMFEYARPTIAGYQIPEGSLARGLFQLAVRMLTHPSTATHGRALIMPDYVAGGSLVACSW, via the coding sequence ATGAGCGCCCTGCCGCCAAGAGAGAACCGAGTCCTGCAAGCTGCCGACGCCCTCAAAGGGTTGATTTTGTCGGGCAGCGTGGCTGGCGTGCTGCCTGGTGAGCGGGAGCTTTCGCGCCGACTTGGTGTCGGGCGTGTTACGGTGGGGAGTGCCCTTCAGATGTTGGAGCAGGAGGGGGTGATCGCCCCATCCGAACCCGGACGCAGGAGGCGGGTCTTGAAGGGGGGCGAGTTAGGGGGAGCCAAGGTCGAGCTGCCAGCCGGAACGAGGCGCAAGACGGTGGTGGTGCTTTGTTCGTTAGCTCTGAGCGAACTCTCAGCCTATGAGCGGCTGAACCATAATCGGTTAGGTTCTCTGTGTTCTGATGCGGGAATCAGACTGAGGCACCGGGCATTGGAGCTCGCTCATTACAAGCGCCCGCACCACCGGTTGCAGGAGTTTGTCCGGCAAAACCCGGCAGACCTTTATATCCTGCAGTTGACCACGAGCCAGCCCCAGTTGTGGTTTCAAGCGGAACGCATCCCCGCGATGGTAGCTGGTACCCCTCATCCCTCGGTTGACTTGCCCTTTGTGGATGTGGATCAACGGGCACTCGGTGTGCATGCGGCGTCTATGTTGGAACGGCTTGGGCACCGGCGAGTGGCATTGCTGTATCCGGAGGCCGAGCATCAGGGAATGCGCCGATTCCATGAGGGAATGACCCAGTCCCACACACGTATGGACGTGGTGCTCGGTCGGCAGAATGATTCGGCCGATTCGATTGTCAGAGTGTTGCCGGAGCTCTTTGAGGCGAAGGATCGGCCGAGTGCGCTGATTTTGCCGCGCATGCCCTATTTGCTGTCTGCGCTTACAGTGCTGCCTTCGCTCGGTTTGCGGGTTCCCCAGGACGTGTCGTTGTTGTGTTTGGTTCACGACCGGATGTTTGAGTACGCGCGTCCGACGATAGCCGGGTATCAAATTCCCGAGGGCTCGTTAGCCCGCGGACTTTTTCAGTTGGCGGTCCGCATGCTGACCCATCCGTCGACCGCGACGCACGGGAGGGCGTTGATCATGCCGGATTATGTGGCCGGGGGCAGCCTCGTGGCATGCTCCTGGTGA
- a CDS encoding PEP-CTERM sorting domain-containing protein, with the protein MKTLLKTAAAIALTAGAANAATIIDITPGDNRANMSQDAGQTFTTGVLGAESFLSEIGIFGDSNGTASSSVVTAQLWIDTDQDFGTWDPGALVATSTNSQAIAAADQLFTFTFSGEALSDNTVYVLSFTDGTNNHVAFRSDLTSGGGSLADGALFSSGAQPFGGAYDASIKVVTTTQAVPEPSSAALLGLGGLALILRRRK; encoded by the coding sequence ATGAAAACACTTCTTAAGACAGCCGCAGCCATCGCGCTGACGGCAGGCGCTGCAAATGCGGCGACGATTATCGACATCACTCCTGGAGATAACAGAGCCAATATGTCTCAAGACGCTGGTCAAACGTTCACCACAGGTGTTCTTGGCGCAGAGTCGTTCCTCTCGGAAATCGGGATCTTCGGTGATTCCAATGGTACAGCGAGCAGCTCCGTGGTTACTGCCCAGCTCTGGATCGATACCGACCAAGACTTCGGTACTTGGGATCCAGGTGCATTGGTTGCCACGTCGACCAATTCGCAGGCGATTGCGGCAGCAGACCAGTTGTTTACTTTCACCTTCAGTGGCGAGGCACTGTCCGATAACACGGTCTACGTGCTTAGTTTCACAGATGGAACCAACAATCACGTAGCATTCCGCTCCGACCTTACCAGTGGTGGCGGTTCGCTGGCTGACGGTGCGTTGTTCTCTTCGGGCGCGCAGCCTTTTGGCGGAGCTTATGATGCGTCGATTAAGGTAGTTACTACCACCCAAGCTGTTCCAGAACCATCTTCCGCTGCCCTTCTTGGTCTTGGTGGATTGGCACTCATCTTGCGTCGCCGCAAGTAA
- a CDS encoding PEP-CTERM sorting domain-containing protein (PEP-CTERM proteins occur, often in large numbers, in the proteomes of bacteria that also encode an exosortase, a predicted intramembrane cysteine proteinase. The presence of a PEP-CTERM domain at a protein's C-terminus predicts cleavage within the sorting domain, followed by covalent anchoring to some some component of the (usually Gram-negative) cell surface. Many PEP-CTERM proteins exhibit an unusual sequence composition that includes large numbers of potential glycosylation sites. Expression of one such protein has been shown restore the ability of a bacterium to form floc, a type of biofilm.): protein MKTLLTTMSALALGALTANAVTLASYDSGVAAQAGAAGAADPTSQGWSAVIGTNTYLVGQDTGNGGWNLSDGTNSGVVYYEHSLDAAATTEMANGWTLDFTVASDNDLFDTGGGSLDNWVTSSRQQANVWIENSTAGYFYLLTITHDPADGSVSIGDGTNTFLVGTDLVSQQVGDGAPAMNFIDFTLTYDAGTGTATLTDSEGGNNAIASAGTGSSDRLIFGTTSSGSLGSTTWNSVTLDSVPEPSSALLTGLGGLALILRRRK from the coding sequence ATGAAAACACTTCTTACAACGATGTCGGCGTTAGCATTAGGCGCTTTGACCGCCAATGCAGTAACGTTAGCTTCGTACGATTCCGGGGTGGCCGCCCAAGCCGGAGCTGCTGGAGCGGCAGATCCAACCTCCCAGGGGTGGTCCGCAGTGATTGGAACCAATACCTATCTTGTGGGGCAAGACACGGGAAATGGTGGATGGAACCTTTCGGATGGAACCAACTCTGGTGTGGTTTATTACGAACATAGCCTCGACGCCGCGGCGACTACCGAAATGGCCAACGGCTGGACGCTCGACTTTACCGTGGCATCCGATAATGACCTTTTTGACACCGGCGGAGGATCCCTCGATAACTGGGTGACCAGCAGCCGGCAGCAAGCGAATGTCTGGATCGAGAACTCTACCGCAGGTTACTTCTACTTGCTTACGATCACTCATGACCCCGCGGATGGATCCGTGTCCATTGGTGATGGCACCAATACATTCCTCGTTGGGACGGATCTGGTCAGCCAACAAGTGGGCGATGGGGCGCCTGCGATGAACTTCATCGATTTCACCTTAACCTATGATGCCGGTACCGGCACCGCCACGCTAACTGACAGCGAGGGAGGAAACAACGCGATCGCGTCCGCTGGCACGGGTTCTTCGGATCGCTTGATCTTTGGTACCACTTCCAGTGGAAGCCTTGGATCGACTACGTGGAACTCGGTAACCTTGGACTCGGTGCCCGAGCCGTCGTCCGCACTGCTCACCGGTCTTGGTGGTCTGGCGCTGATCTTGCGCCGCCGTAAGTAG
- a CDS encoding PEP-CTERM sorting domain-containing protein (PEP-CTERM proteins occur, often in large numbers, in the proteomes of bacteria that also encode an exosortase, a predicted intramembrane cysteine proteinase. The presence of a PEP-CTERM domain at a protein's C-terminus predicts cleavage within the sorting domain, followed by covalent anchoring to some some component of the (usually Gram-negative) cell surface. Many PEP-CTERM proteins exhibit an unusual sequence composition that includes large numbers of potential glycosylation sites. Expression of one such protein has been shown restore the ability of a bacterium to form floc, a type of biofilm.) produces MKALISSAAAIGLTVSVANAAIILDTSPANDRADLSTQAGQTFTLTTGDGLDQALNSIVVFGPSDAGNAGLTTVEYTLKVWTDLDGNFSTWDPGQLVAESTNTSTIAQNGTGTFNFSQEVLQQGEVYAFSFTTGSGDHQAFRPGLTNVDGIRLTDGALFSGGTQPFGGAYDASFQIDATKVPEPSSAALLGLGGLALILRRRK; encoded by the coding sequence ATGAAAGCATTAATTAGTTCAGCCGCGGCCATTGGACTGACAGTGAGCGTTGCGAATGCAGCGATTATCCTGGATACATCTCCGGCCAATGACCGTGCCGATCTTTCTACACAGGCTGGTCAGACCTTTACCCTCACCACCGGTGACGGACTTGACCAAGCATTGAACTCGATTGTGGTCTTCGGGCCTTCAGATGCAGGCAACGCAGGACTTACCACGGTAGAATACACCCTCAAGGTCTGGACGGATCTCGACGGGAACTTCTCTACATGGGATCCAGGGCAGTTGGTAGCCGAGTCTACCAATACCAGCACCATTGCACAAAATGGAACCGGCACCTTTAACTTCTCTCAAGAGGTCCTTCAGCAAGGTGAGGTGTACGCATTCAGCTTTACGACTGGTTCGGGTGATCATCAGGCATTCCGACCGGGCCTGACGAATGTGGACGGCATTCGCTTGACTGACGGAGCTTTGTTCTCTGGAGGAACTCAACCCTTTGGGGGAGCTTACGACGCGTCGTTCCAGATCGATGCTACCAAGGTTCCCGAACCATCATCGGCTGCGCTTCTTGGCCTCGGTGGTTTGGCACTGATTTTGCGTCGTCGCAAGTAG
- a CDS encoding PEP-CTERM sorting domain-containing protein, which produces MKWKSLVVAMVATSAGADAAITAIADSSTFDYKYEMDVDPTTQNLDGLGAEDWFNGTSGGFTSPAVSGGFAFSNQATSATLLRGDFNAGGAGSMWRELVSGGAASTWTMEVRFAKVSGTQGSNGWFGIATANLSESNSSAVYVLDDRIRLNGGADYLVGTDFSTGFHTVRVAHDAVDNAYYYWVNDVLLNTDLSTPIAGTNGGSFDNNTFIGDFSGSLSGEWQIDYVRVDTEALAAVPEPSAAVLLGLGGLAMILRRRS; this is translated from the coding sequence ATGAAATGGAAATCCCTCGTCGTAGCCATGGTTGCGACCTCTGCTGGTGCCGATGCGGCGATCACTGCAATCGCTGATTCCTCGACCTTCGATTACAAGTATGAAATGGACGTCGATCCTACCACCCAAAACCTTGACGGACTGGGGGCTGAGGATTGGTTCAATGGAACTTCCGGAGGCTTTACCAGCCCTGCCGTGTCGGGTGGTTTTGCGTTCTCAAACCAAGCAACCAGCGCCACGCTCTTGAGAGGAGACTTTAATGCCGGTGGTGCGGGGAGCATGTGGCGTGAATTGGTATCGGGTGGGGCCGCGTCCACGTGGACGATGGAGGTGCGCTTTGCCAAGGTTTCCGGCACCCAGGGTTCGAATGGTTGGTTCGGGATCGCAACGGCCAACCTCAGTGAGAGCAATTCCAGCGCGGTGTATGTCCTCGATGACCGGATCCGCTTGAATGGCGGTGCCGATTATCTGGTGGGGACTGACTTCAGTACCGGGTTCCACACCGTGCGGGTCGCCCACGATGCGGTGGACAATGCCTACTACTACTGGGTGAACGACGTGCTGCTTAACACGGATCTTTCGACTCCCATCGCCGGAACCAATGGAGGAAGCTTCGATAACAACACGTTCATCGGTGACTTTTCCGGGTCGCTGAGCGGCGAATGGCAGATCGACTATGTACGGGTTGACACCGAGGCATTGGCCGCTGTTCCAGAGCCGTCGGCGGCGGTGCTTTTGGGTCTCGGGGGACTTGCCATGATCCTGCGCCGGCGTAGTTGA
- a CDS encoding sialate O-acetylesterase — MNRISRILALTACTTLAAPLTSAYAEHYKLFVLTGQSNSLGTTNGGESDPSSGSDPADSHIKFAWRNVQNATTTIGHSGQTLDPATTTADFTTLQDQQGGVYGGSATHWGPEISFGRNLFKAGVRNFGIIKASRGGGGNTFWDKSAGGHMYTDVVDTVTEATADLTADGHTFEIVGLLYFQGESNTAAEASVAGSRFKTLVDNLRSDLPNAASLHGLIGGIAKSGSEEDTTRAQHAAIAASTSYISYFDNVDQTANYSPDGLHFNKQGKLTIGQRFANAAFDAGIVSRHYGRLVFIGDSITQGGNGDHPSYRYQVFKNLANANVPADAATGYQFVGSVTGAHTTASGGGNVTTPDVNGQSFSNVHEGHYGWRVSWEVGRVALPAGRRSGNRGEGTLLNWTGQANPQEYDLDSIGNKVPYPDPAASDTGNTGTTYTPDTAVIKIGINDIADGVAVTQIRDDIGTMIDQLQAANANVRIFLSQVLYINKGAALNAKVDELNALLPSLAADKTTSTSPIWVIETNTGFNPVTQTFDQVHPNADGEAYVGNRISGGLALIEMPVPGGVTALPLQEKDSNDLGSAKFEGTDIWNTGSFATGWISNGNPGATAADDNDIRITHPGDAIAHWIEGTNTGWSDINDGIWTWEARFKFDALPNGFIVWLGTGEDAIFIELYADRTQDTGGQSFNVAHNNTDGQFHTFRVTHDPNTNRYHVWRDDVQLTPAGGAPYDGPTDDERMILGDFTGSSFGDGYSVTVDYVMYRGGYEGNEIHNGTSFINSWTNAQNALTATIVNSTDLQLVNPGSGPAWLEGENTDWATKNDSYWTWESRIKCDNVANGFIIWLETGAKAIQVALFPDRTEDLGANSFSISHNNVDGEFHTFRIGYDAAREVYHVWRDGERLTNTQGATPDANVLTQRMILGDYTTGPFGNNFDVTIDYIRTDSGNSYLPLTADADKDGLPDLWEDRYYGSLTGASATADDDADGRNNLDEYTADTNPTDSNSTLTVTSTVNSAEGTWNLTVPKSSTARRYTLKKSVDLGIADPWAAVPGQGPITGNGSNLVFQDTPTGNRTFYKVEVSHP; from the coding sequence ATGAACCGCATTTCCCGCATCCTTGCACTCACGGCCTGCACCACATTGGCAGCCCCTCTGACCTCCGCCTACGCGGAACACTATAAGCTCTTCGTTCTCACCGGACAGTCCAACTCACTCGGCACTACCAATGGAGGTGAGAGCGATCCAAGCTCGGGCAGCGATCCCGCCGACAGCCACATCAAGTTCGCCTGGCGCAATGTCCAAAATGCCACGACCACTATTGGCCACTCCGGCCAAACCTTGGACCCAGCTACCACCACCGCGGACTTCACCACGCTTCAGGATCAGCAGGGCGGTGTCTACGGAGGCAGCGCCACGCACTGGGGACCGGAAATTTCCTTCGGCCGCAATCTCTTCAAAGCAGGCGTCCGTAACTTCGGCATCATCAAAGCCAGCCGTGGCGGCGGCGGTAACACATTCTGGGACAAATCCGCCGGCGGCCACATGTACACCGACGTCGTCGATACCGTGACCGAAGCCACCGCCGACCTCACCGCAGACGGCCATACCTTCGAAATCGTCGGCCTGCTCTACTTCCAAGGTGAAAGCAACACCGCTGCCGAAGCCTCCGTCGCCGGCAGCCGATTCAAAACACTCGTCGACAACCTGCGCTCGGACCTCCCGAACGCAGCGTCACTCCACGGGTTGATCGGCGGCATCGCGAAATCCGGCAGCGAGGAAGACACCACTCGCGCCCAGCACGCTGCCATCGCCGCCAGCACATCCTACATTTCCTACTTCGATAACGTCGACCAAACCGCCAACTACTCACCCGACGGCCTCCACTTTAACAAGCAAGGAAAACTGACCATCGGCCAGCGTTTTGCCAATGCCGCATTCGACGCAGGCATCGTCTCCCGCCACTACGGACGTCTCGTGTTCATTGGCGACTCCATCACCCAGGGCGGTAACGGAGACCATCCGAGCTATCGCTACCAGGTCTTCAAGAACCTGGCCAACGCCAACGTCCCGGCCGACGCAGCTACCGGCTATCAGTTCGTCGGCAGCGTCACCGGAGCCCACACCACCGCCAGCGGTGGCGGCAACGTCACCACCCCGGACGTCAACGGCCAAAGCTTTAGCAATGTCCACGAAGGCCACTACGGCTGGCGCGTATCCTGGGAAGTCGGACGCGTCGCCCTGCCCGCTGGGCGCCGCAGTGGCAACCGAGGTGAAGGCACCTTGCTCAACTGGACCGGTCAGGCCAACCCTCAAGAGTACGACTTGGACTCCATCGGCAACAAGGTCCCGTACCCCGACCCAGCGGCTTCGGACACAGGCAATACCGGCACGACCTACACCCCGGACACTGCAGTGATCAAAATCGGTATCAACGACATCGCCGACGGGGTCGCCGTCACTCAGATCCGCGACGACATCGGCACTATGATCGACCAACTCCAGGCCGCCAACGCCAATGTCCGCATCTTCCTCAGCCAGGTGCTCTACATCAACAAGGGCGCAGCTCTGAACGCAAAAGTCGACGAACTGAATGCGCTGCTTCCCTCCTTGGCTGCCGACAAAACCACGAGCACCTCGCCGATCTGGGTGATCGAAACCAACACCGGCTTTAACCCAGTCACCCAGACTTTCGACCAAGTGCACCCGAACGCTGACGGCGAAGCCTACGTCGGCAACCGCATCTCCGGCGGCCTCGCATTGATCGAAATGCCCGTACCTGGCGGCGTCACCGCCCTGCCATTGCAAGAAAAAGACAGCAACGACCTCGGCTCAGCCAAATTTGAAGGAACCGACATCTGGAACACCGGCAGCTTTGCCACCGGATGGATCAGCAACGGCAATCCCGGCGCAACGGCAGCCGACGACAACGACATCCGCATCACCCACCCCGGTGATGCGATCGCCCACTGGATCGAAGGCACCAACACAGGATGGTCCGACATCAACGACGGCATCTGGACCTGGGAAGCCCGCTTCAAGTTCGACGCACTCCCGAATGGCTTCATCGTCTGGCTCGGCACGGGCGAGGACGCAATTTTCATCGAGCTCTATGCCGACCGCACCCAGGACACCGGCGGGCAATCGTTCAACGTTGCACACAACAACACCGATGGCCAGTTCCACACGTTCAGAGTCACCCACGACCCGAATACCAACCGCTACCACGTCTGGCGCGATGACGTACAGCTCACCCCTGCAGGAGGTGCCCCATACGACGGCCCCACCGATGACGAACGCATGATCCTCGGTGACTTCACCGGCAGTTCCTTCGGCGACGGCTACTCAGTCACCGTAGACTACGTGATGTATCGCGGCGGCTACGAGGGCAACGAAATCCACAATGGCACTTCGTTCATCAACAGTTGGACGAATGCACAAAATGCCCTCACCGCAACCATCGTTAACTCCACAGACCTTCAGCTCGTTAACCCTGGATCGGGGCCCGCATGGCTCGAAGGGGAGAACACCGATTGGGCAACCAAAAACGACAGCTACTGGACATGGGAGTCACGGATCAAGTGCGACAACGTAGCCAACGGGTTCATCATCTGGCTCGAAACCGGAGCCAAGGCAATCCAAGTCGCGCTCTTTCCGGACCGCACGGAAGACCTCGGAGCCAACAGCTTCTCCATCAGCCACAACAACGTCGATGGAGAATTCCACACCTTCCGCATCGGCTACGACGCGGCACGCGAAGTCTACCACGTCTGGCGCGACGGCGAACGCCTCACCAATACCCAGGGCGCGACACCAGACGCAAACGTCCTCACCCAGCGCATGATCCTCGGTGACTACACAACCGGCCCGTTCGGCAATAACTTCGATGTCACCATCGACTACATCCGCACCGACTCAGGTAACTCATACCTGCCCCTCACCGCCGACGCCGACAAGGACGGCCTGCCCGACCTGTGGGAAGACCGCTACTACGGCAGCCTCACCGGCGCATCCGCAACCGCAGACGACGATGCCGACGGCCGCAACAACCTCGACGAGTACACAGCCGACACCAACCCAACCGATTCCAACTCGACACTAACCGTCACATCGACCGTGAACTCCGCCGAGGGCACATGGAACCTGACCGTCCCGAAATCGTCCACCGCCCGGCGCTATACCCTCAAAAAGAGCGTCGATCTTGGAATCGCGGATCCGTGGGCCGCTGTGCCGGGCCAAGGCCCCATCACCGGCAACGGCAGCAACCTCGTCTTCCAAGACACCCCGACCGGCAACCGCACCTTCTACAAGGTCGAAGTCTCCCACCCATAG
- a CDS encoding PEP-CTERM sorting domain-containing protein, whose translation MKHMHTLAVLAASTLGAHAAIVAEADSSGFDYLYEMDTNPATLDLDSNSTNDWFGGTVSGATIPQTYTGGVAYSNDSAGENLFRVDFGGSILRNNFSDANPMTMELSVSKQGGSQGTLGWFGAALQMPGASNSIVVAFADDHVKVRETGGGYSEYLNGTDFTSGFHTMRVAKEGGDNYYIWIDDVLLNADLSTPIGGGNGNFNSGGSWFIGDYSSGGFGSADWGVDYIRMEADGAFAPVAVPEPSSAVLLGLGGAALILRRRK comes from the coding sequence ATGAAACACATGCATACATTGGCAGTGCTCGCAGCTTCGACTCTCGGAGCTCATGCTGCGATTGTCGCCGAAGCCGACTCGTCGGGTTTCGATTATCTGTACGAAATGGACACGAATCCAGCGACCCTGGATTTGGACTCCAATTCTACCAACGACTGGTTTGGGGGCACCGTCAGTGGCGCCACGATTCCCCAGACCTATACCGGTGGGGTGGCGTACTCCAATGACTCCGCAGGCGAGAATCTGTTCCGCGTCGACTTCGGGGGGAGTATCCTGCGCAACAACTTCTCCGATGCCAATCCTATGACTATGGAGCTCAGTGTCTCCAAGCAAGGTGGCAGCCAGGGTACTCTGGGCTGGTTCGGGGCTGCGTTGCAGATGCCGGGAGCGAGTAACTCGATCGTGGTCGCGTTTGCAGACGACCACGTCAAGGTGCGTGAGACCGGCGGCGGTTATTCAGAGTACCTGAATGGTACGGACTTTACTTCAGGCTTCCACACGATGCGCGTGGCGAAGGAAGGCGGCGATAACTACTACATCTGGATCGACGATGTGCTGCTGAATGCGGATCTGAGCACGCCGATCGGTGGAGGTAACGGAAACTTCAACTCGGGTGGGTCGTGGTTCATTGGTGACTACAGCAGCGGAGGCTTCGGCAGCGCCGACTGGGGGGTGGACTACATTCGGATGGAAGCAGATGGCGCATTCGCTCCGGTGGCGGTTCCCGAGCCGTCATCCGCTGTGCTTCTCGGACTTGGTGGTGCTGCGCTGATCTTGCGCCGCCGTAAATAA